The genomic region TTATCTCTTTAATGTGCTATTGCATTATCAAAACATCTTCCCCACCCCCGAAACAATTACAATGCCCAATCCCAACAATGCTAGTAAAAGTTAGAGGGGGAAAACAATACTCTAAGTTCCGAAGGGGTCTTCCTTTTAACTGATGTACCAATTTTGAGAGCATCCCCGCCAATTTGTTGCGAAGTAGAAGTTAAGGCACTATGCGCAGCTACCTTCGCCATATCCGAGAGTCCACTCAAACAATAATCGCGATTACTTTACCTAAAATAGTAAATCAATACCAGCAATTATGCCGATTTCTTCCTAATCTGAAAAAAGTACAAACAATCGAAATAATATAGGCATTTTTGCTGCTCATAATCTCAAAATCAGAATAAATATATATCGGTGACAAAACCAAATagatttcatataaaaataatattcacaTCCGGGTTTTACCAAAGCGAAGAAATGCACCGATTAAAGAATCCAAGAAAATCGGGGTATCTCCCAATCGGATATTAATCTAGGGTTTTGGAGAAAGATAATTAATTTGCCCCGAATAATTAATTTGCCCCGaagtgaatgaaattattaggGCAAATCATGGAGAGGAAGGAGAAGGGAGAGTGAGAGAGTGTGACTGAGAAATTGCGGTAAAGTTGAAAAGCTGAAATTTTTTggagttttatttgttttttgaaCATTTGGATTTTCCCTCCAGCAACTGACGGCGTTATCCGGCCGTTATCAAATTCCCGGttggaaatttaaaaactaagttAAATTACACTtaaagtcactaaattattagtaaatttacattttagtcacttaatttcaaaaagttacaaaataatcattgaactatttaaaagttgtcgaaaactttatttaattcattggGCGGATAAGGTTTTCTTTTAAGTATGGCTAGCAAACTCTAAGTAACGATTTGACGGTCAATATGGTGGATCATGCCTTAGATTCAATTCGATATGATGATTAATGCCTGAGATCGAAAAAGaaagttgtttaaattttagtttacaaacttgtgacattcaaaattatttcatgaaaaaaaaaacttaattataaaagagaaaaggaaatgagACCTTTCAATGATACAAATAATACTGAGCAGAAAAAGTAttagaataacaattttaaaacccgataacttaaaaattatatatgttaaaacaCTCATCTAAACATCTAAATGGtacggatttaactcaaatcattctcttctcctttttttctaaaattataataatcaaatatatataatttagaagaaatattttatatacaagtGGAATCTAAAGTCTTCAGAAAAGTTAAATGAGTGACATGTACCACACTAAAGTCTTcagaaatattttatatacaagGAAGTATATTAATACTAATTCATgtagtttattaattttattgtatttttttaatgggTGAGTAGTTTATGGAGAGtgactattattattattattattattattattattattattattattatttaagcttaaaattattagatgtaaagtagaaatatataaaatatatatataagagattcggttttgttttttttggggGAGGGTTTAAGAGAAAagttagagatattttttataagattaaaaaagttaaaagtgaTTAATTTATAGAAGGGCAAATTATATAGTTAGTCATCCAACTTTTATAAGTCTTTATTTTAAGCACCAAAATGGTTTATGTTTTAGGCACTATcgttaaaattgtttttattttagtcatctgtcgtaaatttaatgttattttgtactcattttagtcacccaactttaataaaatttcgttttggttattaaattttttttttgaccaaaatgaaaacgaCTTTTAACAGTAGCTAATAACTTGAATATCATAGTGAACTTTTTCATCATAGATGCCACAAATCAATTGTCTCAAAGTGTCCTTTGATGCTTGCATTAACCTTCGAGAATTCCAAATTATGTCGAAGTTGAAGAACTCGATTATTTTACTATTCAAAAAACACaatatcaatatttaattttacaatatcttaaaaatattttcataaaaattttaaaattaaaaaatataaaagtttaccATATTGATTGCATAATTTGTAACGTGTTAGTTCTTAGAACCTTGAATCAACCATTTTCTACACTAAAAAATGGAgagatttatttttgttttttagaagATTTAAAGAAGctaagtaattatttaatataacttGGTTtccaacttttataaatttttattttgagtacCGAAAAAAAAAGTTTGCTTTCTAAGCATTGCCGTTAAAAacagttttcattttggtcatattttgttaatttaatgttatttttcattcattttagacactcaattttaataagttttcattttaccCAATAAAGTCTTTTTAGTGCCCAAAATGAAAGCGATTTTTAATAGCAGCTGACAATTTCAGTATCATAACAAACTTCGTCATCATAGATGTCACAAACCAACTGTTTCCAAGTACCCTTTTGCTACCTTCATCAACCTTCGAGAATTCCATATTATTATGTAGAAATTAAAGAACTTGATcatttcaatattcaaaaaaatacaacattaaaatttaattttgcaatatcctaaaaaaaattgtaaaaaaaaaaaaacaggtttGAAACTTTACCATATTCACAACATAATTTGCAATGTGTTATCCACCATTTCTCCCAATAAATGAAGTACAcagaataatattttttgagaatttgaaaaaataatgagGTATTTATAGATTGgaaataaaaatcatgaaattcgATTTCCAGTAATTTAATAGATCGATTGAGACAGTGAGAAAATAAATTCAGTAGCCAAAGTTCAAAGCCTTGAAGCAAACAGATAATCTAATGATCCACAacaatcaaaatctttaactTTTTAGACAAATTTTACTGTTATACTATCAAAATCTAGCTAGCTTGTAGTAAcattttcacataaaatcaaGAACATAACTTCTATACACAAGCTAAACAACGTAGCCAAGTTGGAGACAGTTCAAGAATTTGATCACCATGTTCAACCCCATTAAAAGCCAGCTTCGACATTTCTGCATCAAACAAATTATCTCCTGCTGATGTTCTCTTAGTCACCTTGGCCGGTTCCGCCGCCGCCATGttccaagaagaagaagaagaagacggCAGCCGATTACACGATTCATCCCTTGACGACGAGTCTTTCCCCGTAAGGCGTTGTACCAGGCTCATAAACTCCTCGGGTCTAACATGGATAATCTTCGGCGACCTCAAATAAATCACCACAGGATTGATTACTTTACTGCTGCTACTATTGATTCGATTCCGAATATTACCATGCGATGCTTTCTTGATCAACGATGAAGAATGGCTAACCTTTAACGGTGATGGCCTTGGACCCTGCAACTCTGATCTTCCTCTAATGGAGTGCTTGATAAGACTCATGTTTTGAGACTGAACTTGGTTTTTTTAGCACATGCAAGCTTTAAAGATCAACATTAACCATGggcttatatttatatatatatgttgacaGTGcaaaagtaaagaaagagtCCAAACATATGCAAAGGGATTACAAGAAAATGGCAAGAAAAACTGGGTCTGTAGGTTTGAATAAGTCTTCGTAATATTATATTAGTATGGAGTTTTTGGTAGATTCTGCCGGCTGTGGATTTTTCAAAAAGGGTGTTGGTTTGAAAACCTTTTGGTTGAGCAATCAATAGCAAAGGGAAGATGACAAATTGATGAGTCAAGTCAAGGTCATTAAttatcttatttcttttattctttgatcTGTGGGATACCcaaattccatttttttctaCCAACTTTGTATTCTTCTTGCAATGAcatgatgaaatttaatttcaaactaCACTACGTACCTTCAAATATACCCACAAATGTTAAAACTTAACCTGGTTTATGGAATAATTAAGTAGTAATACGTATCATGCCATTTTATCTCATGCTAACGTACaaagtttagtttagtttttttatgaaTTCAATTAAACtgttaaaaaaaacattgtaCAATAACTTTAAGCTATacaaacaaattaaccaattatAGACTCAAGAAGCACAAAGTGAAGCATTAACAAGATCAGTTCTATTGATTGGTCTTCCTCCTAAGTGAGCCCGCACAATCTCTTTAGTCTGCACCAATACAGCATCTTCAGTCAAGAATGATGCACCAAAATATCTCTTGTTCCTCTGTCTGGATATCACATACAAATATGCACTACAAGCAAGTTTGAGTATAGCAACAAGCAAAGACTTTCATTTAAGTTTCAATATCGTCCAAGCTAACTCTTGCCTCCAAATTCCCACGACCCTATGAATAAAGCAAATGTGCAAAATTGACTACCACACCTTCCTTGAAAAACTACACTCAAAGAAGATATGAT from Gossypium raimondii isolate GPD5lz chromosome 1, ASM2569854v1, whole genome shotgun sequence harbors:
- the LOC105787355 gene encoding VQ motif-containing protein 8, chloroplastic translates to MSLIKHSIRGRSELQGPRPSPLKVSHSSSLIKKASHGNIRNRINSSSSKVINPVVIYLRSPKIIHVRPEEFMSLVQRLTGKDSSSRDESCNRLPSSSSSSWNMAAAEPAKVTKRTSAGDNLFDAEMSKLAFNGVEHGDQILELSPTWLRCLACV